The Plasmodium cynomolgi strain B DNA, scaffold: 0258, whole genome shotgun sequence DNA window CACAGGTTCGAAACCCTGGAACCCTTGGGTTCGGAACCCCGGAATCTTCAGGTTGCAAGTTCAGGGATTCTTGGGTTCTACACCCTGGGAACCCCTTGGTTACGGAATATGGGAATCCTGGAGTCCGGAACCCGCGAACCCTGAAGTTCGAAACCTGGGAACCCTTAAAGCCAATACCCGAGAATCGGAATCCGGACCTTTTCATCCTGGTTCTTCCATCGGCTTCACCAGAGTTCGCACACTTCCTCGGAGTTTGTTTCATTTCCGTTCTAATCTTACCTGTCTTTGCAGGACTTTTCTCCACGGGTGCAGGTGTTACTGTGGCTGCGGGTTTGGGGGCTTGTGCTGCCTTTGCCTTCTCCTCTGCGTCCTTCTGTTTCTTGATTTCTTCTCTTATCTTGCTGATTccactttccatttttgcgtcGTTCGCGTATTCATCCACATCATCAAAGAAATcatcattcttttttcctgtttctTTCTTTGTAGTACTTGTGCCAGGATATTTTTTGGTCAACTCCTTGAAGGCATCTTCCAACTCCTTCTTTTGTTCACACCAATTTTCTGACTTCCATGTTCCAATTTCACTTGTgcttatttcttttaaattcgTTTCTACTATATTCCTAATTTCTTCCATTATAGAAACTGTTTTATTCGTTTCCAccttatttaaaatttccgtACACATATTATATCCACCATTCTTCCATCTCATTGTTGCTTGCATAGCACTATATATGGCCTTAGCAATACTCGTTGGaatacaatatattttaatgaaataagATAACCATgttcttataattttacaacgCATCCATTCCTTAATATCAGACTTGTTCTCTGTATGTCCaaatttatacttatatatttcgTATAATG harbors:
- a CDS encoding hypothetical protein (putative), producing MSSRGGKRKAWTFLDEFIFGSLIQSIGGEKNVKEQIKIIFGDFASVVKNGLKGNNNIRESFRNNCEEHITKNGSANKLDEYREVCVLLMEALYEIYKYKFGHTENKSDIKEWMRCKIIRTWLSYFIKIYCIPTSIAKAIYSAMQATMRWKNGGYNMCTEILNKVETNKTVSIMEEIRNIVETNLKEISTSEIGTWKSENWCEQKKELEDAFKELTKKYPGTSTTKKETGKKNDDFFDDVDEYANDAKMESGISKIREEIKKQKDAEEKAKAAQAPKPAATVTPAPVEKSPAKTGKIRTEMKQTPRKCANSGEADGRTRMKRSGFRFSGIGFKGSQVSNFRVRGFRTPGFPYSVTKGFPGCRTQESLNLQPEDSGVPNPRVPGFRTCEFLRFSFGNSKIPDQGDP